A region of Micromonas commoda chromosome 4, complete sequence DNA encodes the following proteins:
- a CDS encoding hypothetical protein (putative uncharacterized protein) translates to MPLPCVCINLAASLRAAPASTSRPVNGASQVRAGTMTVRAFRLDELGGSRSRRAATSKRAAKLNRDLIESPSRRVGRTSKDRVQGAGVGDRVIETSAVRDAKSPLLGILDDLGDRVSRPAPPNKSKPDGVASHHSKKKNGSSFNSADKTAPPVDTRSVLRDGDILEAIGTRGRAPSCPVASTPPQTSEKLTLDLLAVPDGRANGARKTPPRRSPGRGKQARDALDLLSGPGRRTGRD, encoded by the exons ATGCCCCTTCCCTGCGTGTGCATCAATCTCGCGGCCtccctgcgcgccgcgccggcatCCACTTCCCGCCCGGTCAATGGCGCCTCCCAG gtccgcgccgggACGATGACCGTGCGCGCATTCaggctcgacgagctcggcggatCCAGGagcaggcgcgcggcgacttcgaagcgcgcggcgaagctcaATCGCGACCTCATCGAATCtcccagccgccgcgttggacgcaCGTCCAAGGATCGCGTCCAGggtgccggcgtcggcgatcgcgtcatCGAGACGagcgccgttcgcgacgccAAGTCGCCGCTCCTGGGCATCCTCGACGATCTCGGAGATCGCGTCTCCAGGCCGGCGCCTCCGAACAAATCCAAaccggacggcgtcgcctcgcatCATTCGAAGAAAAAGAACGGCTCATCATTCAACTCGGCCGACAAAACGGCTCCCCCCGTGGACACCCGCTCGGTCCTCAGGGACGGGGACATCCTCGAGGCCATCGGCACGCGGGGCcgggcgccgtcgtgccCGGTTGCATCAACGCCGCCTCAAACGTCGGAGAAGTTGACGCTGGACCTGTTGGCTGTgcccgacggacgcgccaACGGCGCCAGGAagacgcctccgcgacggtccCCGGGCCGGGGTAAGCAGGCCagggacgcgctcgacctcCTCAGCGGACCCGGCAGGCGCACCGGGCGCGACTGA
- a CDS encoding predicted protein has protein sequence MASVQQYLSVLAGAQSGANADAQRAAAQMQIELKNGDPRNAINLCMQLIARGQPLEARHFGYGVLQHVVARRWSQFTHPERQELAKLVYDKLSECGAVPTSEPPEPFMIKSKAATLMAEVVRQEGAALWSSIMPELATGACSDSPVRAELSALVMRYVAEDVAVYNSDIIGGRMKELLYGLTSTLPQALQAMYRLLEVHFSAAMNAAAAGNTPVAKAHAAAVSAALSAAAVYGEWAPLAPLMRSGVLDACCQLLSSGADIAFRAQACEVLRHVAHRRRGDTVNSAIASGAAGVVAGGKNASSGGPAALAAADADDAAREAAADAAAVVVGLEGICRGLGIAAQRVLAAPPAEVGSEEGEYARRLTETVATVAANHVQVIGDEGLRFAFLEALLGLTKHPRLDVLAAAIPAWPGLLRAMGAELPGTFVRPDKAIGSGVWGAQQRGGFGGGGGGVENGASAGASGGGVSLPGGAVAALLECARTWLQRGGGLASGLSTAGAPECKGDEWEDEYETRDELREAWIGLRARLMEVTKLCTALEPAAAAAAMAGSVTAVLGWVQPGGPLDPAKAAAMGPDGRSAVDDAIGSALEGCVSFVEPAMAAMPLSSANPAAAAAVAPALEGMLTRMLAVEFSSPVAVSQMSRLLESMGRTALVRPDAGTALLHRLFAILSGLPADDVKSPPARAKAAMTAGRTSQAARQRVCAAILGVCAAAPEVFNAHLEAFANQVDSLRSGGRLSGAERGALAEALLAVAGPSGPARVRDVLRWLLESVQRRWVPAPGVVSPDLVHLASLRELAKGEGAGGTQGLSDAHWELFHDVQLAERCLRRSAGDHDPGQQDGGGGGPGGGGGTSAANGSDSPDKMSQGSGGAGGWPNIPAGMVRPVDPPPPVEECPAADHLEWVLSISNALCRAIHDAWTPNGVAEAAALGLDRALCMSPEEQAAHLVHGPARTFALEGGGMPPASDTADAARNFLRGMRDSAYALVQLLSVHAPGAFYPNRAAAAAVGAAAFHELGHMHDRHARVLLHTLVRPVLGRCPAAHRPIWHAALTAGLLPHMHERLAGSWARVKASGVGKAGGGAGGMMEDDDGAFDAGALAVGGVNTGGGSAVIEDLIGERVTRDLARDHSAILELLAVPEGTFGRKTRGSGLTGHLRGAMNGVNTGVTSGGGGESSSGAAAARLADGGGRHVREWMSAVAGYDGGSGACARAGIATATAALTWGDSEAAGRALAFLKGIVAAAAAADGDQTLREMAGGEIFPGCLAGLTEPSNSAHQAELLGVIRDIVVHLLPVAGSVRRVLLGLPGMTEQSLGQLINDLAQIRSEKKAANRVKEMIVQAAGGGDALRAFAEARAGATSTGAIQVPNVTTRHQANRLEAAAKPGWTEEEVNAIGLNPLTANSRAQQ, from the exons atggcgagcgtGCAGCAGTACCTTTCGGTGCTGGCCGGCGCGCAATCGGGAGCTAATGCCGATGCCCAGCGCGCGGCTGCGCAGATGCAAATCGAG CTCAAGAACGGAGATCCGCGGAACGCCATCAACCTCTGCATGCagctcatcgcgcgcggccagCCCCTCGAGGCGCGCCACTTCGGCTACGGCGTCCTGCAGCACGTGGTCGCCAGGCGATGGTCGCAATTCACGCACCCCGAGCGccaggagctcgccaagctcgtgTACGATAAGCTCTCCGAGTGCGGCGCGGTCCCGACGAGCGAGCCCCCGGAACCTTTCATGATCAAGagcaaggcggcgacgctcatGGCCGAGGTTGTCCGgcaggagggcgccgcgttgTGGAGCTCCATCATGCCGGAgttggcgacgggcgcgtgctCCGACtcccccgtccgcgcggagctctCGGCGCTGGTGATGCggtacgtcgccgaggacgtcgccgtgtaCAACTCGGACATCATCGGGGGACGCATGAAGGAGCTGCTCTACGGCCTGACGTCCACGCTGCCCCAGGCGCTGCAGGCGATGTACCGACTGCTGGAG GTTCacttctcggcggcgatgaacgccgccgccgccggaaacacccccgtcgccaaggcacacgccgccgcggtctccgcggccctgagcgccgccgcggtgtacGGCGAGTgggcgcccctcgccccgcTGATGCGAAgcggcgtgctcgacgcCTGTTGTCAGCTGTTGTCCTCGGGCGCGGATATTGCGTTTAGAGCGCAGGCGTGCGAGGTGCTTCGTCACGTCGCGCATCGGCGCAGGGGCGACACGGTCAACAGCGCCATCGCCAGCggagcggcgggcgtcgtcgccgggggtaagaacgcgtcgtccggaggacccgcggcgttggcggcggcggatgcggatgacgccgctcgcgaagccgcggcggatgccgccgccgtcgtcgtcggactcgAGGGAATCTGCCGCGGGTtgggcatcgccgcgcagcgggtcctcgccgccccaccCGCGGAGGTTGGGTCGGAGGAAGGGGAgtacgcgcggcggctgacggagacggtcgcgacggtggcggcgaacCACGTCCAGgtcatcggcgacgaggggttACGCTTTGCgttcctcgaggcgctcctcggaCTGACCAAGCACCCGAGGctggacgtcctcgccgcggcgattcCCGCGTGGCCGGGGCTGCTCagggcgatgggcgcggagCTTCCCGGGACGTTCGTGAGGCCGGATAAGGCGATCGGGTCGGGTGTGTGGGGCGCCCAGCAGCGGGGGGGattcggcgggggcggcggcggcgtcgagaacggagcgtcggcgggggcaaGCGGGGGGGGTGTTTCGCTCCccgggggcgccgtcgcggcgctgctggagtgcgcgaggacgtggctgcagcgaggcggcgggctcgcgtcgggtctctccaccgcgggggcgcccgaGTGCAAGGGAGACGAGTGGGAGGACGAGTACGAGACTCGAGACGAGCTCCGGGAGGCTTGGATCGGTTTGAGGGCGCGACTCATGGAGGTGACCAAGCTGTgcaccgcgctcgagccggcggcggcggcggcggcgatggcggggtCCGTCACGGCCGTGCTCGGCTGGGTCCAGCCGGGGGGACCGCTGGACcccgccaaggcggccgcgatgggacccgacgggcgcagcgccgtcgacgacgccatcggaAGCGCGCTGGAGGGATGTGTCAGCTTTGTCGagccggcgatggcggcgatgccccTGTCGTCCgccaaccccgccgccgccgccgccgtcgcgcccgcgctggaggGGATGCTGACGCGGATGCTCGCGGTGGAGTTCTCATCCCCGGTCGCGGTCTCGCAGATGTCGAGGCTGCTGGAGTCGATGGGGAGGACGGCGCTGGTCCGACCGGATGCCGGGACGGCGCTGCTGCACCGGCTGTTCGCCATCCTTTCCGGGTTGCCCGCGGATGACGTcaagtcgccgccggcgagggccaaggcggcgatgacggcggggcggacgtcgcaggcggcgcggcaGAGGGTgtgcgccgccatcctcggggtgtgcgccgcggctcctGAG GTGTTCAACGCCCATCTCGAGGCTTTCGCGAACCAGGTGGATTCCCTGCGAAGCGGGGGCCGGCTcagcggcgccgagcgaggggctctcgccgaggctctactcgccgtcgccggtccAAGCGGCCCGGCCCGGGTCCGCGACGTGCTCCGCTGGCTCCTCGAATCCGTCCAGCGGCGGTGGGTCCCGGCGCCCGGGGTGGTGTCCCCGGACCTCGTCCACCTGGCGTcccttcgcgagctcgccaaaggggagggcgcgggggggacgCAAGGGCTCAGCGACGCGCACTGGGAGCTCTTCCACGACGTtcagctcgccgagcgatgCCTGCGAAGGTCGGCGGGGGACCACGACCCGGGGCAgcaggacggcggcggcgggggcccggggggtggaggcggtacctccgcggcgaacgggaGCGACTCCCCCGACAAGATGTCGCaggggagcggcggcgccgggggatgGCCGAACATCCCGGCGGGGATGGTTCGCCCGGttgatccgccgccgcccgtcgaggaatgccccgccgcggatcacCTGGAGTGGGTCCTGTCGATATCCAACGCGCTCTGCCGCGCGATTCACGACGCGTGGACCCcgaacggcgtcgccgaggcggcggcgctgggccTGGACCGGGCGCTGTGCATGTCTCCcgaggagcaggcggcgcacCTGGTGCACGGCCCCGCGAGGACGTTCGCGTTGGAGGGGGGCGGGATGCCCCCGGCGTCggacaccgccgacgccgcgaggaacttCCTCCGAGGTATGAGGGACTCCGCCTACGCCCTGGTCCAGCTCCTGTCGGTGcacgcgcccggggcgtTTTATCCAAaccgggccgccgccgccgccgtcggcgccgccgcgtttcaCGAGTTGGGACACATGCACGACAGGCACGCGCGGGTGCTGCTTCACACGCTCGTCAGGCCCGTGCTCGGTCGAtgccccgcggcgcaccGGCCCATCTGGCACGCCGCCCTCACCGCGGGGCTGCTCCCGCACATGCACGAGCGCCTGGCGGGGTCCTGGGCGCGGGTGAAGGCTTCCGGGGTTGGGAaagccgggggcggggcgggcgggatgatggaggacgacgacggggcgttcgacgccggggcgctcgcggtgggcggggtCAACACCGGTGGAGGATCCGCGGTGATCGAGGACCTCATCGGGGAGCGCGTGACCCGGGACCTCGCGCGGGACCACTCGGccatcctcgagctcctcgccgtccccgaGGGCACCTTCGGGCGAAAGACCCGCGGAAGCGGTTTGACGGGgcacctgcgcggcgcgatgaacggGGTCAACACCGGCGTTAcatccggcggcgggggcgagtcatcatccggcgcggcggcggcgcggctggcggacgggggcgggaggCACGTTCGTGAGTGGatgtccgccgtcgccggatacgacggcggatccggggcgtgcgcgagagccggcatcgcgacggcgacggcggcgctcacaTGGGGGGACAGCGAGGCTGCGGGGAGGGCGCTGGCGTTCCTCAAGGGGATCGtagcggctgcggcggcggctgacggGGACCAGACGCTGCGGGAGATGGCGGGCGGGGAGATTTTCCCCGGGTGTCTCGCGGGGCTCACCGAGCCGAGCAACAGCGCGCACCAGGCTGAGCTGCTCGGGGTTATCCGAGACATCGTGGTGCACCTGCTGCCGGTGGCCGGGTCCGTGCGGCGGGTGCTGCTGGGACTGCCGGGGATGACGGAGCAATCCTTGGGGCAGCTCATCAACGACCTGGCGCAGATTCGCagcgagaagaaggcggcgaacagGGTCAAGGAGATGATTGTGCAGGctgcgggcgggggcgacgctcTCAGGGCGTTTGCGGAGGCGAGAGCCGGCGCCACGAGCACGGGCGCGATCCAGGTCCCCAACGTGACCACGAGGCATCAGGCGAACAGGTtagaggcggcggccaagccGGGGtggacggaggaggaggtcaacGCGATCGGCCTCAACCCTCTCACCGCAAACTCCAGGGCGCAGCAGTGA
- a CDS encoding hypothetical protein (putative uncharacterized protein) has translation MARAMHRSALLLTLVLSCVVAASAKVGKPPADLTDAEKTTLQAEPGSYSCYGKCDSKNAEKSPCGTDRIDTYLGTCNEFKGSYGKATQWGATCPKHVCKAECAKAGVNDAFHCFTLKTGDKFNLMFEDANAEVSAADMGLSLGCPGSHKMMKKYMAGKGHRDCEGGGPVYKKGEKTARPAADGFDKDKYQKKDASAACKATLERFVCKDIDKSKSKDKCEVNDNCKWADNKCVPKTAGSDAVLDDAYKNVRAGAKSKADKCAAIKVEGDCTAAADCEIVNDGETNSCDVKPDVARTAAGVDAVEGMMFDQLEHELHVCNAGNSKKDKTACEAIGKNKGCEWNADDNLCTTSMAHRTDMAAKVCPNFMSEYAGAQRGAADKLREKHKEQKAKAEKKRDAITDKITDKKKKNKVKILADLAIAGKKAKKIKSTVTADSADAACTEALAKAGLTTDNAHCEQDASSRRKLLASYTIVMIPDPSVDSAKVIASLESNGYTVTAQDEDPIAVLRTVDGVAAADIDALETEADSAADLGTGVADLDAETKTADAKVASDAGAMSAGVFAAVAALSVLALA, from the coding sequence ATGGCCCGCGCCATGCATCGCTCCGCGCTGCTCCTCACCCTGGTGCTCtcctgcgtcgtcgccgcgagcgccaagGTGGGCAAGCCCCCCGCGGATctcaccgacgcggagaagacCACGCTCCAGGCCGAACCCGGATCCTACAGTTGCTATGGCAAGTGCGACAGCAAGAACGCCGAGAAGAGCCCTTGCGGCACCGATCGCATCGACACCTACCTCGGCACCTGCAACGAGTTCAAGGGATCCTACGGCAAGGCCACGCAGTGGGGCGCCACCTGCCCCAAGCACGTCTGCAAGGCTGAGTGCGCCAAGGCGGGCGTGAATGACGCATTCCACTGCTTCACGCTCAAGACCGGAGACAAGTTCAACCTCATGTTcgaggacgcgaacgccgaggTCAGCGCCGCCGACATGGGCCTCTCCCTCGGATGCCCCGGCTCCCACAAGATGATGAAGAAGTACATGGCCGGCAAGGGCCACAGGGActgcgagggcggcggccccgTGTACAAGAAGGGCGAGAAAAccgcccgacccgccgccgacgggttcGACAAGGACAAGTACCAGAAGAaggacgcctccgccgcgtgcaaGGCGACCCTCGAGCGCTTCGTGTGCAAGGACATCGACAAGTCCAAGTCCAAGGACAAGTGCGAAGTCAACGACAACTGCAAGTGGGCCGACAACAAGTGCGTCCCGAAGACGGCcggctccgacgccgtcctcgacgacgcgtacaaaaacgtccgcgccggggccaAGTCAAAGGCGGACAAGTGCGCGGCCATCAAGGTGGAGGGCGactgcaccgcggcggccgactGCGAGATCGtcaacgacggcgagacCAACTCCTGCGACGTCAAGCCGGACGtggcgcgaaccgccgcgggggtggacgcggtggaggggaTGATGTTTGACCAGCTGGAGCACGAGCTGCACGTGTGCAACGCGGGCAACTCGAAGAAGGATAAGACGGCTTGCGAGGCGATTGGGAAGAACAAGGGATGCGAGTGGAACGCGGACGATAACCTCTGCACCACCTCGATGGCGCACCGCACCGACATGGCCGCCAAGGTGTGCCCGAATTTCATGTCCGAATACGcgggcgcgcagcgcggcgccgccgataAGCTCAGGGAGAAGCACAAGGAACAAAAGGCGAAAGCCGAGAAGAAGCGCGACGCCATCACCGACAAGATCACcgacaagaagaagaagaataAGGTGAAGATTCTGGCCgacctcgccatcgccggcaagaaggcgaagaagatcAAAtccaccgtcaccgccgactCTGCCGACGCCGCTTGCACCGAGGCTCTCGCCAAAGCCGGCCTCACCACCGACAACGCCCACTGCGAGCAggacgcctcctcccgccgtAAGCTCCTCGCCTCCTACACCATCGTGATGATCCCGGATCCTTCCGTCGACTCCGCCAAGGTCATCGCCAGTCTCGAGAGCAACGGGTACACGGTCACCGCGCAGGACGAGGATCCCATCGCCGTCCTGAGaaccgtcgacggcgtcgccgcggcggatatCGACGCCCTGGAGACCGAGGCggactccgcggcggacctcggaaccggcgtcgccgacctcgacgccgagaccaAGACGGCCGACGCGAAGGTTGCCTCGGATgcgggcgcgatgagcgcgggcgTCTTCGCGGCGGTTGCGGCCCTCTccgtgctcgcgctcgcgtga
- a CDS encoding hypothetical protein (putative uncharacterized protein) encodes MASALAPAAPVPPAVARFSRREGRRRATRAPVASSASARVDTDADVIANHERILGTRDAPKDTVLMFSYGANINPYTLNRRGIGPSASAVARAPGRRLVFIHRGGYASLEEAVDEDAKTAGLGERTRGALGTVHRISKTELAAVRRWEIGYEMREIDVVVADPPGYRAGDEDGDEDGDGDGEEHGVGSGGGGDDAREEDEGAAEDDLAPGERRVRATVFLTKRTARLKTPVVPFAEYVAKIVDGAESMRLDEGYVAELRALASKAPASNERGREYFDIAAEWSEDYGFGFGAMFKRK; translated from the coding sequence ATGgcatccgcgctcgcgcccgccgcgcccgttcctcccgcggtggcgaggttCTCGAGGAGAGAAGGACGGAGACGAGCGACCCGCGCCCCCGtagcgtcgtccgcctccgcccgagtcgacaccgacgccgacgtcatcgccaaCCACGAGCGCATCTTGGGTACCCGGGACGCCCCGAAGGACACCGTGCTGATGTTCAGCTACGGCGCGAACATCAACCCGTACACCCTGAACCGCCGCGGCATCGGTcccagcgccagcgccgtcgccagggcCCCGGGACGCAGGCTGGTCTTCATCCATCGCGGGGGGTACGCGTCCCTGGAGGAGGCTGTCGACGAAGACGCGAAAACAGCGGGGCTCGGCGaacgcacgcgcggcgcgctcgggacCGTGCACCGCATATCCAagacggagctcgccgcggtgcgccgGTGGGAGATCGGATACGAGATGAGGGagatcgacgtcgtcgtcgccgacccccCGGGGTACcgagcgggcgacgaggatgggGATGAGGATGGGGAtggggacggcgaggagcacggcgtcggaagcggcggcggcggcgacgacgcgcgggaggaggacgagggggccgccgaggatgacctggcgccgggcgagcgacgcgtccgcgcgacggTGTTCCTGACGAAGAGGACCGCGCGGTTGAAGACGCCGGTGGTGCCGTTTGCCGAGTACGTCGCCAAGAttgtggacggcgcggagtcGATGCGGCTGGACGAGGGGtacgtcgcggagctcagggcgttggcgtcgaaggcgcccgcgtcgaacgaGCGGGGACGGGAGTACttcgacatcgccgcggagtgGTCGGAGGATTACGGGTTCGGGTTTGGGGCGATGTTCAAGAGGAAATAG